A genomic stretch from Theropithecus gelada isolate Dixy chromosome 2, Tgel_1.0, whole genome shotgun sequence includes:
- the LXN gene encoding latexin, with product MEIPPTNYPASRAALVAQNYINYQQGTPHRVFEVQKVKQASMEDIPGRGHKYRLKFAVEEIIQKQVKVNCTAEVLYPLMGQETAPEVNFTFEGETGKNPDEEDNTFYQRLKSMKEPLEAQNIPDNFGNVSPEMTLLLHLAWVACGYIIWQNSTEDTWYKMVKIQTVKQVQRNDDFIELDYTILLHDIGSQEIIPWQMQVLWHPQYGTKVKHNSRLPKEVQLE from the exons ATGGAAATCCCGCCGACCAACTACCCAGCCTCCAGGGCAGCCTTGGTGGCACAGAACTACATCAACTACCAGCAGGGGACCCCCCACAGGGTGTTTGAGGTGCAGAAGGTCAAACAAGCCAGCATGGAG gaTATTCCAGGAAGAGGACATAAGTATCGCCTTAAATTTGCTGTTgaagaaattatacaaaaa CAAGTTAAGGTGAACTGCACAGCTGAAGTACTTTACCCTTTAATGGGACAAGAAACTGCACCAGAAGTCAACTTCACATTTGaaggagaaactggaaagaatccaGATGAAGAAGACAACACATTTTATCAAAGACTCAAGTCGATGAAGGAACCACTAGAAGCACAAAATATTCCag ACAATTTTGGAAATGTATCTCCAGAAATGACGCTCCTTCTACATTTAGCCTGGGTTGCCTGTGGTTATATAATATGGCAAAATTCTACCGAAGACACATggtataaaatggtaaaaattcaAACTGTCAAGCAAGTG CAAAGAAATGATGACTTTATTGAATTAGACTACACCATTCTACTTCATGATATAGGATCTCAG GAGATTATTCCCTGGCAAATGCAAGTTCTCTGGCATCCACAATATGGCACTAAAGTAAAACATAACAGCCGTCTGCCAAAGGAAGTACAACTGGAATAA